The Methanoculleus thermophilus genome includes a window with the following:
- a CDS encoding NADH-quinone oxidoreductase subunit B family protein, with protein sequence MAFLKRSPWILHYDASSCNGCDIEVLACLTPLYDVERFGIINTGNPKHADILLITGGINSQNREVVKNIYEQMPEPKVVIAVGVCAASGGIFRECYNIAGGVDKVIPVDVYVPGCAARPEMIIDGVVKALEILEEKREKMTGATQIKESARQAAGEST encoded by the coding sequence ATGGCATTCCTGAAGCGATCACCCTGGATCCTTCACTACGATGCATCCAGCTGCAATGGCTGCGACATAGAGGTCCTGGCGTGCCTAACGCCCCTCTATGACGTGGAGCGGTTCGGGATCATCAACACCGGGAACCCGAAGCACGCTGATATCCTCCTCATCACCGGCGGGATCAACTCACAGAACCGGGAGGTGGTCAAGAACATCTACGAGCAGATGCCGGAGCCGAAAGTCGTCATCGCAGTCGGCGTCTGCGCTGCTTCAGGCGGCATATTCCGCGAGTGCTACAACATCGCAGGGGGTGTCGACAAGGTTATCCCCGTGGACGTGTATGTTCCGGGATGCGCGGCAAGGCCGGAGATGATCATCGACGGCGTCGTGAAGGCGCTCGAGATTCTTGAAGAGAAACGAGAGAAGATGACAGGAGCAACGCAGATAAAGGAGAGCGCACGGCAGGCGGCGGGTGAGAGCACATGA
- a CDS encoding respiratory chain complex I subunit 1 family protein yields the protein MTWTWLIGAILFLILAPIVGGLIAGIDRIITARMQGRVGPPLLQPFYDVGKLFEKERAVVTTAQNFYVLAYLIFIAVSGALFFAGGDLLLIIFAFTLAHVFLVLGAYAVHSPYSHIGAERELIQLMAYEPMIILAAVGLYMVTNSFLVADIATATVPAILYLPGVFLGFATILTIKLRKSPFDISTSHHAHQEIVKGITTEFSGSTLAQVEIAHWYENVFLLGFVFLFFAWNPVIGIVAVVVTYLAEIFIDNVTARVRWQAALKSGWLAAVLGIANLAILSYMMLGGV from the coding sequence ATGACCTGGACCTGGCTTATCGGAGCGATCCTCTTCCTCATCCTTGCGCCCATCGTCGGCGGGCTCATCGCCGGAATCGATAGAATAATCACCGCACGGATGCAGGGAAGGGTCGGACCGCCGCTCCTGCAGCCCTTCTACGACGTCGGCAAACTCTTCGAGAAAGAGCGGGCCGTCGTCACCACGGCGCAGAACTTCTACGTGCTTGCCTACCTGATCTTCATCGCCGTCTCCGGGGCGCTCTTCTTCGCGGGAGGGGACCTCTTACTGATCATCTTTGCCTTCACGCTCGCCCACGTCTTCCTGGTGCTCGGGGCCTACGCAGTCCACTCGCCCTACAGCCACATCGGGGCCGAGCGGGAACTGATCCAGTTGATGGCGTATGAACCGATGATCATCCTTGCGGCCGTCGGGCTCTATATGGTCACGAACAGTTTCCTCGTCGCCGATATCGCAACGGCGACGGTGCCGGCGATCCTCTACCTTCCCGGCGTCTTCCTCGGGTTTGCGACCATCCTCACGATCAAACTCCGGAAGTCCCCCTTCGATATCTCGACGTCGCACCACGCTCACCAGGAGATTGTCAAGGGTATCACGACGGAGTTCTCGGGCTCGACGCTCGCCCAGGTTGAGATCGCTCACTGGTACGAGAACGTCTTCCTTCTCGGCTTCGTCTTCCTCTTCTTCGCCTGGAACCCGGTGATAGGGATCGTCGCGGTCGTGGTCACGTATCTCGCCGAGATCTTCATCGACAACGTCACCGCACGGGTGCGGTGGCAGGCGGCATTAAAGAGCGGGTGGCTCGCGGCAGTACTCGGCATCGCGAACCTGGCGATCCTCTCCTATATGATGCTTGGAGGTGTATGA